From the genome of Flavobacterium sediminis:
CGATTTTGAATACAATATCACCAAATTTACCACGACCACCAGATTGTTTTTTATAAACCTCTCTATGCTCTGCTTGTCTAGTGAAAGCTTCTTTATACTCAACTTGTGGCTCACCTTGATTAACCTCAACTTTAAACTCACGTCTTAAACGGTCAACAATAATATCTAAGTGAAGCTCACCCATACCTGAAATAATAGTTTGACCTGAAGCATGATCTGTACGTACAGTAAAAGTAGGATCCTCTTCAGCTAATTTCGCTAAAGCCATACCCATTTTATCAACGTCAGCTTTTGTTTTAGGCTCAACTGCGATACCAATTACCGGATCAGGGAACACCATAGATTCTAATACGATAGGGTGTTTCTCATCACACAAAGTATCACCGGTCTTAATATCTTTAAATCCTACAGCTGCTCCAATATCTCCAGCCTCGATATATTCGATCGGGTTTTGTTTGTTAGCGTGCATTTGATAGATACGAGAGATACGCTCTTTATTCCCTGAACGAGAATTGAAAACATAAGATCCTGCATCTAATCTTCCTGAATAAGCACGGAAGAAAGCCAAACGACCTACATAAGGGTCAGTAGCGATCTTAAACGCCAAAGCTGAGAAAGGCTCAGATACAGACGGCTTTCTTGAAATAGGCTCTTCAGTATCAGGATCTGTTCCTTCGATAGCTTCTTTATCTAACGGAGAAGGTAAGAATTTACAAACTGCATCCAACATAAACTGAACTCCTTTGTTTTTGAATGAAGATCCACATAACATAGGAATAATAGCCATATCGATAGTCGCACTTCTTAATGCATTGTTGATTTCATCTTCTGTAATAGAATCTTCATCTTCCATGAATTTTTCTAACAAGTTTTCATCATACGCTGCAACTTCCTCAATCAATTGCTGTCTGTATTTTTTCACATCAGCAACCATATCTTCCGGTACCGGAATAATATCAAAAGTAGCTCCTTGAGTTTCATCATGCCATACAATAGCCTGATTCTTGATCAAATCAACTACCCCTTTGAAATCAGCCTCATCACCAATAGGTAAAACTAAAGGCACAGCGTTAGATTTCAACATATCTTTTACTTGCTGACAAACCGCTAAGAAGTTAGACCCTTGACGGTCCATCTTGTTAACAAATCCCATACGAGGAACCTTATAGTTATCAGCTAATCTCCAGTTAGTTTCTGACTGAGGCTCAACACCGTCAACAGCAGAAAACAAGAACACCAATCCGTCTAATACACGTAATGAACGGTTTACCTCTACTGTAAAGTCAACGTGACCCGGAGTATCGATAATATTAAAGTGGTATCCGTGAGTATCTGCAACAGGTTTACCTTGCTCAGTTGGAAAGTTCCACTCACAAGTTGTAGCAGCAGAAGTAATTGTAATACCTCTTTCCGCTTCTTGCTCCATCCAGTCCATGGTTGCAGCACCTTCGTGAACTTCACCAATCTTATGCGATTTACCGGTATAGAATAAAATACGCTCAGTCGTTGTTGTTTTACCAGCATCAATGTGAGCCGCAATACCGATATTTCTTGTATATTTTAAATCTCTTGCCATTGTATTGTTATTTCTTTATGAATTAAAATCTAAAGTGAGAGAATGCTTTGTTTGCCTCAGCCATTTTGTGAGTGTCCATTCTTTTCTTAACTGCAGCACCTTCTTCTTTAGCAGCAGCTAAAATTTCAGAAGCTAATTTACCAGCCATAGATTTCTCATTTCTTTTTCTTGCATAAAGAATTAACCATTTCATCGCCATAGAAATTTTTCTATCCGGACGAATTTGCATCGGAATTTGGAATGAAGCACCACCTACACGACGAGAACGAACTTCTACGTGAGGCATAACATTTGTTAAAGCGTCTTTCCAAATCTCTAATGACGTTTTCTCTGCGTCTTGCTTTTTAGACTCAACGATGTCTAATGCATCATAAAATACTTTAAAAGCAACTGATTTCTTACCATCCCACATTAAGTTATTTACAAAACGAGTCACCAATTGATCGTTAAACTTCGGATCCGGTAAAAGAGGTCTTTTTTTGGCCTGTCTTTTTCTCATGTCTTTTCTTTAAAAGTTTTAAAATTACTTTTTGTCTTTAGGGCGTTTAGCACCATATTTAGATCTTCTTTGTAAACGACCGTTAACTCCGGCTGTATCCAAAGCACCACGTACGATGTGGTATCTAACTCCTGGTAAATCTTTTACCCTTCCACCTCTAACTAATACTATCGAGTGCTCTTGTAGATTGTGTCCTTCTCCCGGGATGTATGCATTTACCTCATTACCATTTGTTAAACGAACACGGGCAACTTTACGCATTGCCGAGTTTGGTTTTTTTGGCGTTGTAGTGTAAACACGCGTACAAACCCCTCTTCTTTGAGGACAAGAATCTAAAGCAGCCGATTTACTCTTCTTAGTTATTTTGGCTCTTCCAGTTCTTACTAATTGTTGAATTGTTGGCATAATTACTAATAAATTAATACTTGTTTTAACTACCCTATTTTAGGGATGCAAAGGTAGAAATTATTTTTTATAAACCAAATCTTAAATCTTTAATTTTCAATATGCTTACAAAAACATAAAGGCAACCTTTCTCAGGTCGCCTTTATTATTCATTACAATTAACCTTTAATTTACTAAGATGTAATATTGCCAAGGTTCTAATTTCAACCCTTCTTCTTTTTTGAATTCAAAAGGTTTTCCTGCGTTGTAATCTTTATATTTCTGATCTAATTCAAAAGTAACATTTTGCTCTTCTGCTGACAAATTCGCTATAAAAACCACTTTCTTTCCTTCTTTTTCTCTTTCAAAAACCAGAATCGAATTATCGTTTGACGTTAGTATTCTTTTATAAGAGGCTTTATGTTCTCCTCCGCTTAAAGCCGGATTTTCTGCTTTCAATTTCCCCAGCTTTTCATAAACCTTCATCATTTTTCCTTCAACATGAGGAATGGTATCTTTTTCGAAAAATTTCAAACGTTTCTTTAAATCGTATTCCTGTCCGTTATAGATTAAAGGCATGCCCGGCATAACATAGCTCAAAGCAGCAAAAGCTTCAACCGCATCACCCATTCGTTCAAATTCAGTTCCATTCCAGGAATTCTCATCGTGATTCGACGTAAAATTCATGTAAATATCGTCTTTATCTAACAATGTGTCGATCTTTGTCATGTAAGCATCAAAATCTTTAACTGTCTTTTTACCTTGTGCAATATCATTAAAAATATGGTGCACATCCCAACCGTATTGCATATTGAAAGCCTGTTTCATTAATTCCGGTTTTTCGGCTTCGGCCAACATAAAAACTGGTTTTTCTTTGCGAAGTTGAGCTGTAGCTTCATTCCAGAAATCAGTTGGTACTTCTCCTGCTACATCACATCGAAAACCATCGATATCAAAATTGGTAATCCAATATTTCATATCTGCAATCATAGCTTTCCGCAATTCCGGATTATCATAGTTTAATTCGGCAACATCAGTCCAATCAAAAGGAGCAATCATATTTCCTTTTTCATCATGTGTATAAAAATCGTTGTGCTCCGTTACCCAAGGATGATCCCAAGCGGTATGATTGGCTACCCAATCCAAAATAACATATATCCCATTTTGATGTGCTGTTTCTACCAATTGATGCAGATCGTCAGCCGAACCAAACTCTTTATTGATACTTCTGTAGTCTTTAATAGAATAATAACTCCCTAAATATTTTTTTCGTTCAATAGTATCCGTAATATCTTCGACTGACAACTCACCTTTTGCTTTGCGTTTTTTTACTCCGATCTCATGGATTGGCATCAGCCAAAGGATTTTTACGCCTAATTCTTTTACTTTCGGAATATCTTTGGTAAACTCGTTAAACGTTCCTTCCGGTGAATATTGACGAATATTAGCTTCATAAATCACTGCATTATCTGCTGTTGTTTCGTTTATAGCTTCTAATTTCGGTTCTTCAGATTGGATTTCTGCTGGTTTTTCTTTTTTACAACTCATTAAAATCAGAATTGCAAAAACGGATAGAATTATTTTCTTCATGTGCTTTGATTATTGTAAAATATACTTTATGAGATTTAGCTACGCTGAACTTACGTTTCTCGCTAACGCTCGAAATGACAAGGTATCATTTATTTTAATTCTAAAATCATGGCTGTTTTCCCTGAAATAGAAAGTTCTTTTTCCAGCGAAATCTTACTTCCTGAGATCACTTCATCCGCCGAAGTAAAATCCTTTAATCGCTCTTCAAATCGAGACAATGACAGCGTTTGATTTTCTAAATTGTTATTCAAGATCACCATTACGGTTTCATCATCCGTATAACGGAAATACACATACACATTATTTTCCGGAATGTAATGCATTAACTTCCCGTTGTGAATAGCCTTTGATGTTTTACGCCAGTTCAACACTTTTTTGGTAAAATCAAAAAAATGCTTCTGCTCTGCCGTTCTTCCCGAATTGGTAAATGCATTATTGGAATCGCTTTCCCAGCCGCCCGGAAAATCCTGACGAATATCAGCATCGCCTTTTCCTTTATCGCCAGCCATTGCTATTTCGGTTCCATAGTATAATTGCGGAATCCCACGCATAGTTGCTAATACTGTCATTCCTAACTGATACTTTTTAAAATCCTTTTGGTAATTTTGATTGAAACGACCTGTATCGTGGTTTTCCAAAAAGATCAATAAATTATTCGGATTGGCATATAAAAAGTCATTGGTAAAATTATCGTAGAATTTAATCATTCCATCATTCCAACCTGCGTTATTTTCATTAAAAACGTTTCCAAAAGCATCGTGCAATGTAAAATCCATTACACTTGGCAAATACGAATTATAGCTTTGGATCTTAGCAATGGGACTGTCTTTTTGCCAATACGACATTTGTGCCTGGTCATGCATCCACACTTCCCCCACGATATTAAAATACGGATATTCATCAGTGATAGCTTTTGTCCATTTAGCAATTCCTTCCTTATCATTGTATGAATATGTATCGACACGGAATCCGTCTAAATCAGCATATTCTATCCACCAAATAGCATTTTGAATCAAATAATTCAGCACTAAAGGATTGGATTGGTTCAAATCAGGCATACTTGGCACAAACCATCCGTCCATGCAATATTTAGCATCACGCTGAGAAGCATTGGAATCAAATTGCGTAGTCATGCGATAATTACTTTGGGCATAACCCGGAAACTGATGAAACCAATCGTATGTTGGCATATCTTTAAACATCCAATGTTCTGCCCCCCAGTGATTCGTTACATAATCCAGGATTAATTTCATGTCGCGCTTGTGCATTTCAGCCGCTAAACGTTTGTAATCTTCATTGGTCCCGTAACGCACATCAATCTGATACACATCCGATTGCCCGTAAGTATGATATGAATAGCCCTTATCGTTGTCTTCGCAAAGCGGTGTTGACCAAATTGCTGTTGCCCCTAATTCTTGCACATAATCCAGATGATCGATAATTCCCTGAATATCGCCACCATGTCTTCCACCCGGCAAACTTCTGTTTCCTTTTTCCTGTAACTTTTTTACAGAATCGTTATCCGGATTTCCATTTGCAAATCTATCCGGCATTAACAAATAAATCACATCAGACGAATCAAAACTTTTGCGCAAAGCAGAATTAGGTCTTCTCTTTTTAATTTCGAAATCCTTAACAAACGATTTTCTTCCGTTCCTGAATGTAAAATGTAAGATGCGACTTGAAACATCTTTAGTATTGATAGTCACGAATACATAGTTCGGATTTTCTGTTTTAACTACATTTGTAATCACCACATTATCAGAAACCGATACTTGGTTTTGCGCTATATTTTTCCCGTAGAAAAGAATTTGAACCTGATTGTAATTCATCCCTTCGTACCAAAACGGTGGCTCCATTTTTTCGATCTGAGCTGAAATGGAAATAGTGAACAACACTAATATTAAGTATAGTAGTTTTTTCATAAGTCAATAAATAATCTTCTTTATGAGATTCCTCCTTAGGTCGAAATGACAATAAGGAGGAATTTTAATTATTTCACTTCAATGATACTGATCGCATATCCGCCACCCGGAGCAGAAGTTAACGTTAACTCTGATTTGTTACTTACTGTTTTTTCAGAAATAATATAAGCCTGCGGATTGGTTTTGTAATGTGCGTCTTTAGCATCTGCGTAAATAGTTGCTTTGTACTTTTTACCTTTTTCTAAGAAATCTAATTTGATTTTTGAAGTTCTCTTGGTTATGCCATTAACATTTCCTATGAACCAATTTTGAGTTCCTTTTGCTTTACGAGCCACGGTAATATATTTTCCCGGCTCAGCTTCTAAATATTTAGAATCATCCCAATCTACTGCTACATCTTTGATAAATTGGAAAGCATCTAAGAAACGATTGTAGTTTTCCGGTAAATCGGCTGCCATTTGCAACGGGCTGTACATCGTTACATATAAAGCCAATTGGTTTGCCAATGTTGAATTTACATGCGAATGATTATCCGGATTTAACTTATCGATATCCATTTCAAAAATTCCCGGTGTGTAATCCATTGGTCCACCAATCAATCGTGTAAAAGGCAAAATCGTCACGTGATTTGGTTTTGAACCTCCAAACGCTTGGAATTCGGTTCCACGAGCCGATTCGTTTCCGATTAAATTCGGATAGGTTCTACAAATACCTGTCGGACGAACCGCTTCATGCGCATTTACCATGATCTTATAATCAGCTGCCTTTTTAACAGCATATAAATAATGATTGTTGATCCATTGACTATAATGATGTTCGCCAATTGGTAAAATATTCCCCACATATCCACTTTTCACGGCATCATATCCGTTGTCTTTCATGAATCGGTACGCCGTATCCATGTGACGCTCGTAGTTGCGAACCGAACCTGAGGTTTCATGGTGCATAATCATTTTTATACCTTTTGAAGCCGCATATTGATGGATTCCTTTTACATCAAAATCCGGATATGGTGTTACAAAATCGAATACATAATCTTTTTCGTGACCAAACCAATCTTCCCAACCTTCGTTCCAACCTTCTACTAAAACTGCATCAAAACCATGTAAAGCTGCAAAATCGATCAATTCTTTTACGTGTTTAGTTGTCGCTCCGTGTTTCCCATTAGGTTTTGTTTTAGAGTAATCCGTCACCCCTAATTGTACAGAAGGTAAATCATCAGTATAAGCCCATGAGCTTTTTCCGGTAATCATTTCCCACCAAACACCAACATATTTTACCGGTTTAATCCATGAGGTATCTTCAATTTTACAAGGATCATTTAAGTTCAAGGTCAATTTTGACGCTAAAATTTCGCGAGCATCATTACTCACCATAACAGTTCTCCATGGCGAATGACAAGGTGCTTGTAGGTTTCCTTTGTTTCCTTTTGAATCAGGTGTTAACCAAGATTGGAATACAAATTTTTTATCGTCTAAGTTCAAACTCATCAACGAATAATCGATTAAAGCTGCTTCGTGTAAATTGATGTATAAACCATCAGCGGTTTTCATCATCAACGCCGTTTGTACTCCCGTTTCTGAAAATTGCTCTTGTGAAGCATTGGAAGTCACTGCATTTTTAAACAACGATCGTATCTCAGATAATTTTGATTCAGTATAATCGTATTCTTGTGTGTCATAATCTCCCGGAATCCAAAAAGCGGTATGGTCTCCCGTCATTGCAAACTGTGTTCTTTCCTCTTTGATAACGAAATACACTAAATCTTTTTGTTCCGGAAATTCGTAACGAAAACCTAAACCTTCGTTATACAAACGAAAGCGAACAACCATTTTACGATTCGTTACTTTTTGAAGTAAAGTTACTGCCAATTCATTGTAATGATTTACAATTTCTTTTACTTCGCCCCAAACCGGTTTCCACGTTTCATTGAATGTATTCGTTTCTATCTTCTCTATTACAAAACCATCTAACAAGGATTGTTTATCATTTTTCAATTCAAAACCCAGCTTACTTGGTTTTACTACTTCTTTTCCGTTATAACTTAGCTGATACGTCGGCGTACCGTCTTTCAGAAGCGAAAAAGTCATTACTTGCTTTCCGTTTGGCGACTTTAACTCTTGTGCATTAACAGCAAATGAAACCACAGAAAGGAATAACAGAACAATTATTTTTTTCATTTTTTATATATTTAATAGGGCTTTAGCTTCAAAGGATTCTCCATTCAGTTGAATAGCGATATTTTGGTCTCCGTCCACAAAAATTTCAGTTCCAGACTGGCTTACCTGAACTTTAAAGATACGATTTCTAAAATTAACTTTAAAAGAATACGATTGCCATTCCGCTGGGATCTTAGGATCAAAAGAAAGTGTTCCATTCTTCACACGCATTCCACCGAAACCTTCAACGATACTCATCCAGGTTCCTGCCATAGACGTAATATGCAATCCTTCATGAACTTCTTTATTGTAATCATCTAAATCTAAACGAGAGGTTCTCAGATAAAATGTATAGGCTTGTTCCATTCTATCCAAAACCGCTGCCTGAATAGAGTGTACACAAGGCGAAAGTGAACTTTCATGTACTGTAAACGGTTCGTAAAAATCAAAATGTTTTTTCAATTCCTCTCTGGTAAAATGATCTTCAAAGAAATAGAACCCTTGCAATGTGTCCGCTTGTTTGATGTAAGGCGAACGCAAAATCCTGTCCCAAGACCATTTTTGATTAATTGGTCGTTGCGCTTTGTCTAAATTAGCTACAGACACCAATTCTTTATCTAAGAAACCATCTTGTTGTAAAAACACACCATGTTCTTCCGAATAAGGGAAATACATATTGTCGGCAACTTTTTTCCATTCAGAAATTTCCGCTTGTGACAGTTTAGCTTTATTCATAATTCGGGTATAATCAGAACCGAATTTTTGAGCTACATTTTCAATCTGCTGTACTGTATAATCAATACACCATTTGGCAATATAATTAGTATACCAGTTATTATTCACGTTATTTTCGTATTCATTCGGACCGGTTACACCCAAAATTACATACTTATTTTTATGCGTTGAAAATGTGGCTCTTTGATGCCAAAAACGCGCAATTCCGATTAACACTTCCAAACCTTTCTCCGGAATATACGACTCATCTTCCGTATAGCGTGTGTAATTGAAGATAGCAAAAGCTATGGCGCCATTTCTATGAATTTCTTCGAATGTAATTTCCCATTCGTTATGACATTCTTCACCATTCATCGTTACCATAGGATACAAAGCCGCTCCATTAGAAAATCCTAATTTTTCGGCATTTTCAATGGCTTTTTCCAACTGATTGTATCGATAGGCTAATAAATTTCTGGCTACGTTCTGATCTTTGGTTGCCATGTAAAACGGAATACAATAGGCTTCTGTATCCCAATAAGTTGAACCGCCATATTTTTCACCGGTAAATCCTTTGGGACCAATATTCAAACGCGAATCTTTCCCTGAATAGGTCTGGTTCAAATGAAAAATATTGAAACGAATTCCCTGCTGGGCTTTCACATCTCCTTCTATGGTGATATCGCTCATTTGCCAAATCCTATCCCAATCTTCAATTTGATTTGATAAAAGTGTTTCAAAACCTAATTGATTCGCTCTATCAATAGCATTTTGAGCTGCTTCGAATAAATTTTCAACTGCGTGATTCATTGAGGTTACATAGCCTCCGAACTTCTGCAAAACTACCGTTTGGTCTTGCCCTACAGAAACACTGTAACTCAACTGTACTTTTGATTCTTCCTGAGTAACTGCAGCAGGTTGCAAATTTAGATTTTCACCATCAAGAAAAACCTGATTATCCATAAAAGTAACTACTTCAAAATTAGTTTTTAAAGTATGTGACTGGATAAACCCTGCATTTTTATATTGCTTTATAGCATCAACTTTCCAGAATTTTTCTTCCCAGTTAGTATCTTTATTTTCAATTCCTGAATCTACATACGGTTTCCAAGTTACATTAACCGACTTGTTCAATGGCCTAATTTGGTAACGAATAGCTCCGACTTCATTCCATTCTAAAGACAAGAAACGCAAAACATTAACCTGAATTTCTACGTCGTTTGGTAAAACTGCCTGAAAAGAACGTTTGTACCAACCTTCTTTCATATTCAATTCGCGACGGAAATTGGCAACTGATTTACAAGTTTTCAAATCCAAATTTTCTCCGTCAATTTCTATTTGAATTCCAATCCAATTGGGTGCGTTTAGGACTTTGGCAAAATATTCGGGATAACCGTTCTTCCACCAACCCACTTTAGTTTTATCAGGATAATATACTCCGGCAATATAACTTCCTTGAAAAGTACTTCCTGAATAATCTTCTTCAAAATTAGCACGTTGTCCCATTGCTCCGTTTCCTAAACTGAATAAACTTTCTGAGGAACGTACATGAGCCGGCTCAAATCCTTCTTCTATAACCGACCAATTATCCGGTACTATATAATCTTGATTCATATTATTAGTATGCTTTTAGAACAAAAGCATTATTTTTTAATTAGTTCTTTTAAAAAATCTTCACTTATTTGTGTAAAGTTCTGAAAGCAAAATTGTGCTTCGTTCAAAACGTTTACTTCTCCAATTCCTATGCTGGTCATTTGTGCAACATTAGCGGCTTGAATTCCGGCAACCGAATCTTCAAACACAATGCAATCTGTTGCAACCGCATTAACTTTTTTAGCTCCTTGTAAAAACACTTCCGGATCCGGCTTAGCATTGGTTACATCATTTCCGTCTACAATAGCATCAAAATAGTGTAGCAAATTGGTCTTTTCTAAAATGGGTTTAGCATTTTTACTTGCCGATCCTAATACAATATTTTGATGATTTTGTTTTAAAAATTCCAATACGTTAACCACTCCTTTCAGTACTTCTGTTTCATTCATTTTTTCAATGAATGCTAAATACTCTTCATTTTTTTGTACCAGCCAAAGTTCTTTCTGTTCCTGATTTGCCTGAACATTTCCCCATTCCAGTATCAATTCCAGTGAACGCACTCTACTAACTCCTTTTAGTTGCTCGTTATCTTCATGTGTAAACTGAATTCCAATACTTTGGGCTAAGTTTTGCCAAGCTATAAAATGGTATTTAGCAGTATCAACTATAACTCCGTCCAGATCAAATATGAATGTTTTCTGTTTCATTTTAAACGCCTTTAATATCTTTAACTTTCAACACTAAAACTGCTGCTATCAAAAAACTCACACCACTCATAACAATAGCAAAAATTGCATGATCGTGGTAAACATATTTAACTAACGGCCCTCCGATCAAAGCATTAATAATTTGGGGAATAACAATGAAAAAATTAAAAATCCCCATGTAAACCCCCATTTTTTTAGGTTTAATC
Proteins encoded in this window:
- the rpsG gene encoding 30S ribosomal protein S7, with the translated sequence MRKRQAKKRPLLPDPKFNDQLVTRFVNNLMWDGKKSVAFKVFYDALDIVESKKQDAEKTSLEIWKDALTNVMPHVEVRSRRVGGASFQIPMQIRPDRKISMAMKWLILYARKRNEKSMAGKLASEILAAAKEEGAAVKKRMDTHKMAEANKAFSHFRF
- the rpsL gene encoding 30S ribosomal protein S12 encodes the protein MPTIQQLVRTGRAKITKKSKSAALDSCPQRRGVCTRVYTTTPKKPNSAMRKVARVRLTNGNEVNAYIPGEGHNLQEHSIVLVRGGRVKDLPGVRYHIVRGALDTAGVNGRLQRRSKYGAKRPKDKK
- the pgmB gene encoding beta-phosphoglucomutase; this encodes MKQKTFIFDLDGVIVDTAKYHFIAWQNLAQSIGIQFTHEDNEQLKGVSRVRSLELILEWGNVQANQEQKELWLVQKNEEYLAFIEKMNETEVLKGVVNVLEFLKQNHQNIVLGSASKNAKPILEKTNLLHYFDAIVDGNDVTNAKPDPEVFLQGAKKVNAVATDCIVFEDSVAGIQAANVAQMTSIGIGEVNVLNEAQFCFQNFTQISEDFLKELIKK
- the fusA gene encoding elongation factor G, which translates into the protein MARDLKYTRNIGIAAHIDAGKTTTTERILFYTGKSHKIGEVHEGAATMDWMEQEAERGITITSAATTCEWNFPTEQGKPVADTHGYHFNIIDTPGHVDFTVEVNRSLRVLDGLVFLFSAVDGVEPQSETNWRLADNYKVPRMGFVNKMDRQGSNFLAVCQQVKDMLKSNAVPLVLPIGDEADFKGVVDLIKNQAIVWHDETQGATFDIIPVPEDMVADVKKYRQQLIEEVAAYDENLLEKFMEDEDSITEDEINNALRSATIDMAIIPMLCGSSFKNKGVQFMLDAVCKFLPSPLDKEAIEGTDPDTEEPISRKPSVSEPFSALAFKIATDPYVGRLAFFRAYSGRLDAGSYVFNSRSGNKERISRIYQMHANKQNPIEYIEAGDIGAAVGFKDIKTGDTLCDEKHPIVLESMVFPDPVIGIAVEPKTKADVDKMGMALAKLAEEDPTFTVRTDHASGQTIISGMGELHLDIIVDRLRREFKVEVNQGEPQVEYKEAFTRQAEHREVYKKQSGGRGKFGDIVFKIGPADEVDGKVPMGLQFINEVKGGNVPKEYIPAVEKGFKEAMKEGPLAGYEVDSLKVTLLDGSFHPVDSDALSFELAAKLGYKESAKAAGAVILEPIMKLEVLTPEENMGDIVGDLNRRRGQVNNMDDRAGSKVIKASVPLSEMFGYVTTLRTLSSGRATSTMEFSHYAETPSNISEEVIKKAKGNA
- a CDS encoding alpha-amylase family glycosyl hydrolase, with the protein product MKKIILSVFAILILMSCKKEKPAEIQSEEPKLEAINETTADNAVIYEANIRQYSPEGTFNEFTKDIPKVKELGVKILWLMPIHEIGVKKRKAKGELSVEDITDTIERKKYLGSYYSIKDYRSINKEFGSADDLHQLVETAHQNGIYVILDWVANHTAWDHPWVTEHNDFYTHDEKGNMIAPFDWTDVAELNYDNPELRKAMIADMKYWITNFDIDGFRCDVAGEVPTDFWNEATAQLRKEKPVFMLAEAEKPELMKQAFNMQYGWDVHHIFNDIAQGKKTVKDFDAYMTKIDTLLDKDDIYMNFTSNHDENSWNGTEFERMGDAVEAFAALSYVMPGMPLIYNGQEYDLKKRLKFFEKDTIPHVEGKMMKVYEKLGKLKAENPALSGGEHKASYKRILTSNDNSILVFEREKEGKKVVFIANLSAEEQNVTFELDQKYKDYNAGKPFEFKKEEGLKLEPWQYYILVN
- a CDS encoding glycoside hydrolase family 97 protein, with the protein product MKKIIVLLFLSVVSFAVNAQELKSPNGKQVMTFSLLKDGTPTYQLSYNGKEVVKPSKLGFELKNDKQSLLDGFVIEKIETNTFNETWKPVWGEVKEIVNHYNELAVTLLQKVTNRKMVVRFRLYNEGLGFRYEFPEQKDLVYFVIKEERTQFAMTGDHTAFWIPGDYDTQEYDYTESKLSEIRSLFKNAVTSNASQEQFSETGVQTALMMKTADGLYINLHEAALIDYSLMSLNLDDKKFVFQSWLTPDSKGNKGNLQAPCHSPWRTVMVSNDAREILASKLTLNLNDPCKIEDTSWIKPVKYVGVWWEMITGKSSWAYTDDLPSVQLGVTDYSKTKPNGKHGATTKHVKELIDFAALHGFDAVLVEGWNEGWEDWFGHEKDYVFDFVTPYPDFDVKGIHQYAASKGIKMIMHHETSGSVRNYERHMDTAYRFMKDNGYDAVKSGYVGNILPIGEHHYSQWINNHYLYAVKKAADYKIMVNAHEAVRPTGICRTYPNLIGNESARGTEFQAFGGSKPNHVTILPFTRLIGGPMDYTPGIFEMDIDKLNPDNHSHVNSTLANQLALYVTMYSPLQMAADLPENYNRFLDAFQFIKDVAVDWDDSKYLEAEPGKYITVARKAKGTQNWFIGNVNGITKRTSKIKLDFLEKGKKYKATIYADAKDAHYKTNPQAYIISEKTVSNKSELTLTSAPGGGYAISIIEVK
- a CDS encoding glycoside hydrolase family 13 protein, whose protein sequence is MKKLLYLILVLFTISISAQIEKMEPPFWYEGMNYNQVQILFYGKNIAQNQVSVSDNVVITNVVKTENPNYVFVTINTKDVSSRILHFTFRNGRKSFVKDFEIKKRRPNSALRKSFDSSDVIYLLMPDRFANGNPDNDSVKKLQEKGNRSLPGGRHGGDIQGIIDHLDYVQELGATAIWSTPLCEDNDKGYSYHTYGQSDVYQIDVRYGTNEDYKRLAAEMHKRDMKLILDYVTNHWGAEHWMFKDMPTYDWFHQFPGYAQSNYRMTTQFDSNASQRDAKYCMDGWFVPSMPDLNQSNPLVLNYLIQNAIWWIEYADLDGFRVDTYSYNDKEGIAKWTKAITDEYPYFNIVGEVWMHDQAQMSYWQKDSPIAKIQSYNSYLPSVMDFTLHDAFGNVFNENNAGWNDGMIKFYDNFTNDFLYANPNNLLIFLENHDTGRFNQNYQKDFKKYQLGMTVLATMRGIPQLYYGTEIAMAGDKGKGDADIRQDFPGGWESDSNNAFTNSGRTAEQKHFFDFTKKVLNWRKTSKAIHNGKLMHYIPENNVYVYFRYTDDETVMVILNNNLENQTLSLSRFEERLKDFTSADEVISGSKISLEKELSISGKTAMILELK
- a CDS encoding glycoside hydrolase family 65 protein, translated to MNQDYIVPDNWSVIEEGFEPAHVRSSESLFSLGNGAMGQRANFEEDYSGSTFQGSYIAGVYYPDKTKVGWWKNGYPEYFAKVLNAPNWIGIQIEIDGENLDLKTCKSVANFRRELNMKEGWYKRSFQAVLPNDVEIQVNVLRFLSLEWNEVGAIRYQIRPLNKSVNVTWKPYVDSGIENKDTNWEEKFWKVDAIKQYKNAGFIQSHTLKTNFEVVTFMDNQVFLDGENLNLQPAAVTQEESKVQLSYSVSVGQDQTVVLQKFGGYVTSMNHAVENLFEAAQNAIDRANQLGFETLLSNQIEDWDRIWQMSDITIEGDVKAQQGIRFNIFHLNQTYSGKDSRLNIGPKGFTGEKYGGSTYWDTEAYCIPFYMATKDQNVARNLLAYRYNQLEKAIENAEKLGFSNGAALYPMVTMNGEECHNEWEITFEEIHRNGAIAFAIFNYTRYTEDESYIPEKGLEVLIGIARFWHQRATFSTHKNKYVILGVTGPNEYENNVNNNWYTNYIAKWCIDYTVQQIENVAQKFGSDYTRIMNKAKLSQAEISEWKKVADNMYFPYSEEHGVFLQQDGFLDKELVSVANLDKAQRPINQKWSWDRILRSPYIKQADTLQGFYFFEDHFTREELKKHFDFYEPFTVHESSLSPCVHSIQAAVLDRMEQAYTFYLRTSRLDLDDYNKEVHEGLHITSMAGTWMSIVEGFGGMRVKNGTLSFDPKIPAEWQSYSFKVNFRNRIFKVQVSQSGTEIFVDGDQNIAIQLNGESFEAKALLNI